The proteins below are encoded in one region of Tomitella fengzijianii:
- a CDS encoding cell division protein SepF: protein MSSLQKFKAYFGMVPLEDFDDDYLDEPGGPRRGLDDGYDEYERDYDGMRGDYPAGPRGYDDDRYAPGRGRLEPVPARGGPRPAPMAGTRGALAMDSRPEPRVETRRAASLFDESGGMAKITTLRPRDYGEARTIGEQFRDGVPVIMDLVEMSNADAKRLVDFAAGLAFALRGSFDKVATKVFLLSPAEIDVSAEDRRRLVETGFYSK, encoded by the coding sequence ATGAGCAGCCTGCAAAAGTTCAAGGCGTACTTCGGGATGGTGCCGCTGGAGGACTTCGACGACGACTACCTCGACGAGCCGGGCGGTCCGCGGCGGGGGCTGGACGACGGCTACGACGAGTACGAGCGGGACTACGACGGCATGCGCGGCGACTACCCCGCCGGTCCCCGCGGCTACGACGACGACCGCTATGCGCCGGGGCGCGGGCGGCTCGAGCCGGTCCCGGCGCGCGGCGGCCCCCGGCCGGCACCGATGGCGGGGACCCGCGGCGCGCTGGCGATGGACTCGCGGCCGGAGCCCCGTGTGGAGACGCGGCGGGCCGCGTCGCTGTTCGACGAGTCCGGCGGCATGGCGAAGATCACGACGCTCCGCCCGCGCGATTACGGCGAGGCGCGCACGATCGGCGAGCAGTTCCGTGACGGCGTGCCCGTCATCATGGACCTCGTCGAGATGAGCAATGCGGACGCGAAGCGGCTCGTCGACTTCGCTGCAGGCCTTGCATTCGCCCTGCGTGGCTCATTCGACAAGGTGGCCACGAAGGTGTTCCTCCTCTCACCCGCGGAGATCGATGTCTCGGCTGAGGATCGCCGCCGTCTCGTGGAGACGGGCTTCTACTCCAAGTGA
- a CDS encoding YggS family pyridoxal phosphate-dependent enzyme yields MTAPTGPADRAAELAGALTATRERIARACAASGRAPDSVALIAVTKYFPASDAAMLARAGATDLGESREQEAGPKAADCARLLAGDGEGDAVAAPRWHMVGRLQRNKARAVARWAHAVHSVDSVRLAHALARAAASALDAGERTSPLEVYLQVSIDGDPARGGVPAAGLDELADQVAAAESVRLAGLMAVAPRQAGPDAAFARLAGIRESFTTRHPQAAGLSAGMSSDLESAIAHGSTCVRVGTAIMGARPIVSP; encoded by the coding sequence GTGACCGCGCCGACGGGGCCCGCCGACCGCGCTGCGGAACTGGCCGGGGCGCTCACCGCGACGCGGGAGCGGATCGCGCGGGCGTGCGCGGCTTCCGGCCGCGCACCGGATTCGGTGGCGCTGATCGCGGTGACGAAATACTTCCCGGCCTCGGACGCCGCGATGCTCGCGCGGGCGGGGGCGACGGACCTCGGCGAATCGCGTGAGCAGGAGGCCGGCCCCAAGGCGGCGGACTGCGCGAGGCTGCTGGCCGGGGACGGAGAAGGCGACGCGGTCGCGGCGCCCCGCTGGCACATGGTGGGACGGTTGCAGCGGAACAAGGCGCGGGCGGTGGCCCGCTGGGCGCATGCCGTGCACTCGGTCGATTCGGTCCGGCTTGCGCACGCGCTGGCACGCGCGGCGGCGTCAGCGCTGGACGCCGGCGAGCGGACGTCGCCGCTGGAGGTCTATCTGCAGGTGAGCATCGACGGCGACCCGGCGCGCGGCGGCGTGCCCGCCGCAGGCCTCGACGAGCTTGCGGACCAGGTGGCGGCGGCGGAATCCGTGCGGCTCGCCGGGCTCATGGCGGTGGCGCCGCGGCAGGCCGGGCCGGACGCCGCCTTTGCCCGTCTGGCCGGGATCCGGGAGTCGTTCACCACACGTCATCCGCAGGCCGCGGGGCTGTCCGCGGGCATGTCCAGCGACCTCGAATCGGCCATCGCGCACGGATCGACCTGTGTGCGTGTCGGTACCGCGATCATGGGCGCGCGGCCGATAGTCTCGCCATGA
- the ileS gene encoding isoleucine--tRNA ligase, whose product MTDPVHPAPAGAAYPRVDLTGGHSTGSADFPAMEERVLAFWAADGTFQESMRRRAGAEEFVFYDGPPFANGLPHYGHLLTGYVKDIVPRYQTMRGKLVDRRFGWDTHGLPAELEAERQLGITDKSQIDTMGIAAFNEACRTSVLKYTDEWRRYVTRQARWVDFERDYKTLDVTFMESVIWAFKQLYDKGLAYEGYRVLPYCWRDETPLSNHELRMDDDVYKSRQDPAITVGFRIDGNGAGAFEELDGAHLLVWTTTPWTLPSNMAAAVHPEVGYVLVAGPEGRRALLAEARVGAYAKELGEEPEVLARFAGEELLGLRYLPPFPYFTGAENAFRVLAADYVTTDDGTGIVHIAPAYGEDDKVVTDAAGITPVTPVDARGRFDAQVADYAGELVFDANPRIIRDLKAGSGPTGRNGAWLVRHETYEHSYPHCWRCGNPLIYRAVSSWFIKVTEFRDRMVELNEQITWYPEHIGPGQFGKWLEGARDWSISRNRYWGTPIPVWVSDDAEHPRVDVYGSLDELERDFGVRPADLHRPYIDELTRPNPDDPTGRSTMRRIPDVLDVWFDSGSMPYAQVHYPFDNGEWFDSHFPGDFIVEYIGQTRGWFYTLHVLSTAIFDRPAFRTCVSHGIVLGDDGQKMSKSKRNYPDVSEVFDRDGSDAMRWFLMSSPILRGGNLVVTEQGIREGVRQALLPLWNSWGFLQLYAERPGEWRTDSQHMLDRYILAKLALCRDEMTAALDDFDVARACDLLRGFCDALTNWYVRRSRPRFWAGSDAEPDAFDTLHTVLEVLTRLAAPLLPLASEVIWRGLTGGRSVHLTDWPEPGVLPADPQLVAAMDDVRGVCSAALGVRKANRLRVRLPLRTLTVAAEGAEALRPFTDLIADEVNVKNVELTTDVDTHGRFELVVNARAAGPRLGKDVQKAIKAVKSGDWTERPDGTVVAAGIDLAEGEYTSRLVAAEEDSTAALPAGGGLVVLDTEVTEELEAEGWAKDRIRELQDARRSAGLEISDRIRLTLDVPARFAERARIHGDLIAGEVLATELVFGGVDGVDSAVELGEGVRAVLVRA is encoded by the coding sequence GTGACCGATCCCGTCCATCCCGCCCCCGCCGGCGCCGCCTACCCGCGTGTCGACCTCACCGGCGGTCACAGCACGGGCTCCGCCGACTTCCCGGCGATGGAGGAGCGCGTGCTCGCGTTCTGGGCCGCGGACGGCACGTTCCAGGAGAGCATGCGCAGGCGTGCGGGAGCCGAGGAGTTCGTCTTCTACGACGGCCCACCGTTCGCCAATGGGCTGCCGCACTATGGCCACCTGCTCACGGGGTATGTCAAGGACATCGTGCCGCGCTACCAGACCATGCGCGGCAAGCTGGTCGACCGGCGCTTCGGATGGGACACCCACGGCCTGCCGGCGGAGCTGGAGGCGGAGCGCCAGCTGGGCATCACGGACAAGTCGCAGATCGACACCATGGGCATCGCCGCGTTCAACGAGGCGTGCCGGACGTCGGTGCTCAAGTACACCGACGAATGGCGCCGGTACGTCACGCGGCAGGCGCGCTGGGTGGACTTCGAGCGCGACTACAAGACGCTCGACGTCACCTTCATGGAATCGGTGATCTGGGCGTTCAAGCAGCTCTACGACAAGGGCCTGGCCTACGAGGGCTACCGGGTGCTGCCGTACTGCTGGCGCGACGAGACCCCGCTGTCCAACCACGAGCTGCGGATGGACGACGACGTCTACAAGTCGCGTCAGGATCCCGCGATCACCGTGGGGTTCCGGATCGACGGCAATGGCGCGGGCGCATTCGAGGAGCTCGACGGCGCGCACCTGCTGGTGTGGACGACGACGCCGTGGACGCTGCCGTCCAACATGGCGGCCGCCGTGCATCCGGAGGTCGGCTACGTGCTGGTGGCGGGGCCGGAGGGGCGGCGCGCACTGCTGGCGGAGGCGCGCGTGGGCGCGTATGCGAAGGAACTGGGGGAGGAGCCCGAGGTGCTCGCCCGCTTCGCCGGCGAGGAGCTCCTGGGGCTGCGCTACCTGCCCCCGTTCCCGTACTTCACGGGCGCCGAGAACGCGTTCCGCGTTCTGGCGGCGGACTACGTCACCACCGACGACGGCACCGGGATCGTGCACATCGCCCCGGCCTACGGCGAGGACGACAAGGTGGTGACCGACGCCGCCGGCATCACGCCGGTCACGCCGGTGGACGCCCGCGGCCGCTTCGACGCGCAGGTGGCCGACTACGCGGGCGAGCTGGTGTTCGACGCCAACCCGCGGATCATCCGCGACCTGAAGGCCGGTTCCGGGCCGACCGGCCGCAACGGCGCCTGGCTGGTGCGGCACGAGACCTACGAGCACTCCTACCCGCACTGCTGGCGCTGCGGGAACCCGCTGATCTACCGGGCGGTGTCGTCCTGGTTCATCAAGGTCACCGAGTTCCGCGACCGCATGGTGGAGTTGAACGAGCAGATCACCTGGTATCCGGAGCACATCGGTCCGGGGCAGTTCGGCAAGTGGCTCGAGGGCGCGCGCGACTGGTCGATCTCGCGGAACCGGTACTGGGGCACGCCGATCCCCGTGTGGGTGTCCGACGATGCCGAGCACCCGCGGGTGGACGTGTACGGCAGCCTCGACGAGCTGGAACGCGACTTCGGGGTGCGGCCGGCCGACCTGCACCGTCCGTACATCGACGAGCTCACCCGGCCCAACCCGGACGACCCGACGGGACGCTCGACGATGCGCCGCATCCCGGACGTGCTCGACGTCTGGTTCGACTCCGGGTCGATGCCGTACGCGCAGGTGCATTATCCGTTCGACAACGGCGAATGGTTCGATTCGCACTTCCCGGGCGACTTCATCGTCGAATACATCGGGCAGACCCGCGGCTGGTTCTACACCCTGCACGTCCTGTCGACGGCGATCTTCGACCGGCCGGCGTTCCGCACGTGCGTCTCGCACGGGATCGTGCTCGGCGACGACGGCCAGAAGATGAGCAAGTCCAAGCGCAACTACCCGGACGTCTCCGAGGTGTTCGACCGCGACGGCTCCGACGCGATGCGCTGGTTCCTGATGTCGTCGCCGATCCTGCGCGGCGGCAATCTCGTCGTCACCGAGCAGGGCATCCGCGAGGGCGTCCGGCAGGCGCTGCTGCCGTTGTGGAACTCGTGGGGCTTCCTGCAGCTCTACGCGGAGCGCCCGGGCGAGTGGCGCACCGACTCGCAGCACATGCTGGACCGGTACATCCTGGCCAAGCTCGCGCTGTGCCGGGACGAGATGACGGCCGCGCTCGACGACTTCGACGTCGCACGCGCGTGCGATCTGCTGCGGGGCTTCTGCGATGCGCTCACCAACTGGTACGTGCGCCGCTCGCGGCCGCGATTCTGGGCGGGCAGCGACGCCGAGCCCGACGCGTTCGACACGCTGCACACCGTGCTCGAAGTGCTCACCCGGCTGGCGGCGCCGTTGCTGCCGCTCGCCTCGGAGGTGATCTGGCGCGGACTCACCGGTGGGCGCTCGGTGCATCTCACCGACTGGCCGGAGCCGGGCGTTCTACCCGCGGACCCGCAGCTGGTGGCGGCCATGGACGACGTGCGCGGCGTGTGTTCGGCGGCGCTGGGCGTGCGCAAGGCCAACAGACTGCGCGTGCGCCTGCCGCTGCGCACCCTGACCGTGGCCGCCGAGGGGGCCGAGGCTCTGCGGCCGTTCACGGACCTCATCGCGGACGAAGTGAACGTGAAGAACGTCGAGCTCACCACGGACGTCGACACGCATGGCAGGTTCGAGCTGGTCGTCAACGCTCGGGCGGCGGGCCCGCGCCTGGGCAAGGATGTGCAGAAGGCCATCAAGGCGGTCAAGTCCGGCGACTGGACCGAGCGGCCTGACGGCACGGTCGTGGCGGCGGGAATCGATCTCGCCGAGGGCGAGTACACGAGCAGGCTCGTCGCCGCCGAGGAAGACTCCACCGCCGCGCTGCCCGCTGGCGGCGGGCTCGTGGTGCTGGACACGGAGGTGACCGAGGAGCTGGAGGCCGAGGGCTGGGCGAAGGACCGCATCCGCGAGCTGCAGGACGCACGGCGCAGCGCGGGCCTGGAGATCTCGGATCGCATCCGCCTCACCCTGGACGTGCCCGCGCGGTTCGCGGAGCGCGCCCGCATCCACGGCGACCTCATCGCGGGTGAGGTCTTGGCCACGGAGCTGGTCTTCGGCGGGGTCGACGGCGTCGACTCGGCGGTGGAACTGGGCGAGGGCGTGCGGGCCGTGCTGGTCAGGGCCTGA
- the wag31 gene encoding DivIVA-like cell division protein Wag31 codes for MPLTPADVHNVAFSKPPIGKRGYNEDEVDQFLDLVEAELSRLVEENSDLSQRVSELESELAESEKKASSAARTSGTSAAAAPAPTPAPASTSTPASTGSSSSGVTADVKDSSSGTSSGAASGASAAAATEAAHVQAAKLLALAQETADRLTGDAKTESDKTLSDARSTSEKLVSDARANSEKMVTEARTKADSMLAEARQKSEALLADARTRSENQLKQAQDKATALQADAEKKHTEVMGTINEQRTKLEGEIESLRTYEREYRTRLKTYLEGQLEELNQRGSAAPVGNSSEVRDRK; via the coding sequence ATGCCGCTTACTCCGGCCGACGTCCACAATGTGGCGTTCAGCAAGCCGCCCATTGGCAAGCGTGGCTACAACGAGGACGAGGTAGATCAATTCCTCGACCTCGTCGAGGCCGAGCTGTCCCGGCTCGTAGAGGAGAACTCGGACCTGTCGCAGCGGGTCTCCGAGCTCGAATCCGAGCTTGCCGAGTCCGAGAAGAAGGCCTCGTCGGCCGCCCGGACGTCGGGCACGTCGGCTGCTGCGGCGCCGGCTCCGACGCCTGCGCCCGCCTCGACTTCCACGCCCGCCTCGACGGGGTCCTCCTCGTCCGGCGTCACCGCCGACGTCAAGGATTCCTCGTCGGGCACGTCGTCCGGCGCCGCATCCGGCGCCTCGGCCGCCGCCGCCACCGAGGCCGCCCACGTGCAGGCCGCGAAGCTGCTGGCGCTGGCGCAGGAGACGGCGGACAGGCTCACGGGCGACGCGAAGACCGAGTCGGACAAGACCCTCTCCGATGCGCGCAGCACGTCGGAGAAGCTGGTCTCCGACGCCCGCGCCAACTCGGAGAAGATGGTCACCGAGGCCCGCACCAAGGCGGACTCCATGCTGGCCGAGGCCCGGCAGAAGTCCGAGGCGCTGCTCGCCGACGCGCGCACGAGGTCCGAGAACCAGCTCAAGCAGGCCCAGGACAAGGCCACCGCGCTGCAGGCCGACGCGGAGAAGAAGCACACCGAGGTCATGGGCACCATCAACGAGCAGCGCACCAAGCTCGAGGGTGAGATCGAGTCCCTGCGCACCTACGAGCGCGAGTACCGGACCCGCCTGAAGACCTACCTGGAGGGACAGCTCGAGGAGCTCAACCAGCGCGGTTCCGCTGCGCCGGTGGGCAACTCGTCCGAGGTCCGTGACCGCAAGTAG
- the murC gene encoding UDP-N-acetylmuramate--L-alanine ligase, translating into MIGIGGAGMSGIARILLARGGQVSGSDAKESRGVLALRAGGARIRIGHSAEALDLLPGGPTSVVSTLSAIPRDNPELVAAAARGIDVLLRPAVLAALMRGYRSLLVTGTHGKTSTTSMVVVALQHCRMDPSFVVGGELNESGTNAHHGTGEVFVAEADESDGSLLQYRPRIVVVTNVDVDHLDHYGSLEAYRQVFDDFVERIVPGGVLVACLDDPGAAALAERSLSKGVRVLGYSSEFAHTPYTGPVPVAAHLAQWSATGAGGVGELRVAGEDHPRAMTLAVAGRHMAVNAVGALLAAREAGASLDRALDGLAGFGGVHRRFQLRGEAAGVRVVDDYAHHPTEVEAVLRAARDMVGPAGSDAGGRVIVAFQPHLYSRTAAFAAEFAAALSLADIVVVLDVYGARERPVAGVSGLLIAEKITTTAYFQPDLSAAPAQIAELAREGDLVITMGAGDVTMTGPEILTALGSAARDDSAGSRGRP; encoded by the coding sequence ATGATCGGGATCGGCGGGGCCGGAATGTCCGGGATCGCGCGGATCCTGCTCGCCCGCGGCGGGCAGGTGTCGGGGAGCGATGCCAAGGAGTCGCGGGGCGTGCTGGCGTTGCGCGCCGGCGGAGCCCGCATCCGGATAGGGCATTCGGCCGAGGCCCTGGACCTGCTTCCCGGCGGGCCCACGTCGGTCGTCTCGACGTTGAGCGCGATCCCGCGCGACAACCCCGAGCTCGTGGCGGCGGCGGCGCGGGGCATCGACGTGCTCCTGCGGCCGGCGGTTCTGGCGGCGCTGATGCGCGGATACCGTTCGCTGCTGGTGACCGGCACCCATGGGAAGACCTCGACCACGTCGATGGTCGTGGTCGCGTTGCAGCACTGCCGGATGGACCCGTCGTTCGTCGTCGGCGGGGAGCTGAACGAGTCCGGCACCAACGCCCACCACGGCACGGGCGAGGTGTTCGTCGCGGAGGCCGATGAAAGCGACGGATCGCTGCTGCAGTACCGGCCGCGCATCGTGGTGGTGACCAACGTGGACGTCGACCACCTCGACCACTACGGCTCGCTCGAGGCCTACCGTCAGGTGTTCGACGACTTCGTCGAGCGCATCGTGCCGGGCGGCGTGCTGGTCGCCTGCCTCGACGACCCCGGCGCGGCGGCCCTCGCCGAGCGTTCGCTCTCCAAAGGGGTCCGGGTCCTCGGTTACAGCTCGGAGTTCGCGCACACCCCTTACACCGGCCCGGTGCCGGTGGCGGCCCACCTGGCGCAGTGGTCGGCGACAGGGGCGGGCGGCGTCGGCGAGCTGCGGGTCGCGGGCGAAGACCATCCGCGGGCGATGACGCTTGCCGTGGCGGGCCGCCACATGGCGGTCAACGCGGTGGGCGCGCTGCTCGCCGCGCGGGAGGCGGGCGCGTCGCTGGACAGGGCGCTCGACGGCCTGGCCGGTTTCGGCGGTGTCCACCGCCGCTTCCAGCTTCGCGGCGAGGCCGCCGGGGTGCGCGTGGTCGACGACTACGCCCACCATCCGACCGAAGTCGAGGCCGTCCTCCGGGCGGCGCGCGACATGGTCGGGCCGGCCGGAAGCGATGCGGGCGGCCGCGTGATCGTGGCGTTCCAGCCGCATCTGTACTCGCGGACGGCGGCATTCGCGGCGGAGTTCGCGGCCGCGCTCAGCCTGGCCGACATCGTCGTCGTGCTCGATGTGTACGGCGCGCGGGAGCGGCCGGTGGCCGGGGTCAGCGGCCTGCTCATCGCCGAGAAGATCACGACCACCGCCTACTTCCAGCCCGACCTGTCCGCGGCGCCCGCGCAGATCGCGGAGCTGGCGCGTGAGGGCGACTTGGTGATCACGATGGGCGCCGGGGACGTCACGATGACGGGCCCCGAGATCCTGACGGCCCTGGGGTCGGCGGCGCGTGACGATTCCGCCGGGAGCCGGGGGCGCCCGTGA
- the ftsZ gene encoding cell division protein FtsZ — MTPPHNYLAVIKVVGIGGGGVNAVNRMIEQGLKGVEFIAINTDAQALLMSDADVKLDVGRDSTRGLGAGADPEVGRRAAEDAKDEIEELIKGADMVFVTAGEGGGTGTGGAPVVASIARKLGALTIGVVTRPFSFEGKRRGGQAEAGITTLRESCDTLIVIPNDRLLQLGDAAVSLMDAFRSADEVLLNGVQGITDLITTPGLINVDFADVKSVMSGAGSALMGIGSSRGEGRSLKAAESAINSPLLEASMDGAHGVLISIAGGSDLGLFEINEAASLVQESAHIEANIIFGTVIDDSLGDEVRVTVIAAGFDGGAPQNKQIDAGVESRGRTTIDAGRAGQIGQTRAGAAADGSDRPQPVTFPAHASGSDAGPRGGAARGGSERGGSEREVIDDLDDDVDVPPFMRR, encoded by the coding sequence ATGACGCCCCCGCACAATTACCTCGCCGTCATCAAGGTCGTCGGAATCGGCGGCGGTGGGGTCAACGCTGTCAACCGGATGATCGAGCAGGGACTGAAGGGGGTGGAGTTCATTGCCATCAACACCGATGCGCAAGCCCTGCTCATGAGCGATGCCGACGTCAAGCTCGACGTCGGCCGCGACTCGACGCGCGGGCTCGGCGCCGGCGCCGACCCCGAGGTGGGGCGGAGGGCGGCCGAGGACGCCAAGGACGAGATCGAGGAACTCATCAAGGGTGCCGACATGGTCTTCGTCACCGCCGGCGAGGGCGGCGGCACCGGCACCGGAGGCGCCCCCGTGGTGGCGAGCATCGCGCGCAAGCTCGGTGCGCTGACCATCGGCGTCGTCACCCGCCCGTTCTCGTTCGAGGGCAAGCGCCGGGGCGGGCAGGCCGAGGCCGGCATCACGACGCTCCGCGAGTCCTGCGACACGCTGATCGTCATCCCCAACGACCGCCTGCTGCAGCTCGGGGACGCGGCGGTGAGCCTGATGGACGCCTTCCGGTCGGCCGACGAGGTGCTCCTCAACGGCGTCCAGGGCATCACGGACCTCATCACCACACCGGGCCTGATCAACGTCGACTTCGCGGACGTGAAGTCGGTGATGTCGGGGGCGGGCAGCGCGCTGATGGGCATCGGCTCATCGCGGGGGGAGGGCCGCTCCCTCAAGGCGGCGGAGTCCGCGATCAACTCTCCGCTGCTCGAGGCGTCGATGGACGGCGCGCACGGCGTGCTCATCTCCATCGCCGGCGGTAGCGACCTGGGCCTGTTCGAGATCAACGAGGCCGCCTCGCTGGTCCAGGAATCGGCGCACATCGAGGCGAACATCATCTTCGGCACGGTGATCGATGATTCGCTGGGCGACGAGGTCCGGGTGACGGTCATCGCCGCGGGGTTCGACGGCGGCGCACCGCAGAACAAGCAGATCGACGCCGGGGTCGAGTCGCGTGGTCGCACGACGATCGACGCGGGCCGCGCCGGGCAGATCGGCCAGACGCGTGCCGGGGCGGCCGCCGACGGGTCGGACCGCCCGCAGCCGGTGACCTTCCCCGCGCATGCGTCCGGTTCGGACGCAGGTCCCCGCGGGGGGGCGGCGCGCGGCGGGTCCGAGCGCGGCGGGTCGGAGCGCGAGGTGATCGACGACCTGGACGACGACGTCGACGTCCCGCCGTTCATGCGGAGGTGA
- a CDS encoding cell division protein FtsQ/DivIB, with protein sequence MRRVPRRPRLPARRRNRVLLAAAATLTVLLAAVGVLWLTPVMSVGAIEVTGTDRLSEPEVVAALAVPEGTPLMQVDTSAAAHRVAGIARVAEVSVHREFPSTIRVDVMERVPVAYRDSGDGPHLLDKLGVDFAAEPPPPGLPKITMADPGDAELLRAVLQTVGGLPPELRGQITSIDVGSPSDISFGLTDGRTLVWGSVERSGLKAPVALAVLHQPGQTIDVSSPNLPTTK encoded by the coding sequence GTGAGGCGTGTGCCGCGTCGCCCGCGTCTGCCGGCGCGTCGCCGCAACCGGGTGCTGCTGGCCGCGGCCGCCACGTTGACCGTGCTGCTGGCCGCCGTCGGCGTGCTGTGGCTCACCCCGGTGATGTCGGTCGGCGCGATCGAGGTGACGGGGACGGATCGACTGTCCGAGCCCGAGGTGGTCGCGGCGCTCGCGGTGCCGGAGGGGACTCCGCTGATGCAGGTGGACACGTCCGCCGCGGCACACAGGGTGGCCGGGATCGCGCGCGTCGCCGAGGTGAGCGTGCACCGGGAGTTCCCGTCCACGATCCGGGTCGACGTGATGGAGCGGGTCCCCGTCGCATACCGGGACTCCGGCGACGGCCCGCACCTGCTGGACAAGCTCGGGGTCGACTTCGCCGCCGAACCGCCGCCGCCGGGGCTGCCGAAGATCACGATGGCCGATCCCGGCGACGCGGAGCTGCTCCGTGCGGTGCTGCAGACGGTCGGCGGGCTGCCGCCGGAGCTCCGCGGGCAGATCACGTCGATCGACGTGGGTTCGCCGTCGGACATCTCCTTCGGTCTGACGGACGGTCGCACGCTGGTGTGGGGGAGTGTGGAGCGGAGCGGGCTCAAGGCCCCGGTGGCGCTCGCGGTGTTGCATCAGCCGGGGCAGACGATCGACGTGTCGAGTCCCAATCTGCCCACCACGAAGTGA
- a CDS encoding YggT family protein — protein sequence MAALEVVYVLLYIFWFCLIGRVIVEFIRSFARDWHPKGILVVLLELLFTITDPPVKLLRKLIPPVRMGQVRLDLSILVLMLILFVLISVVGRFMYA from the coding sequence ATGGCTGCGCTCGAGGTCGTCTACGTCCTGCTCTATATTTTCTGGTTCTGTCTCATCGGCCGCGTCATCGTGGAGTTCATCCGCTCGTTCGCGCGCGACTGGCATCCCAAGGGGATCCTCGTGGTGCTGCTCGAGCTGCTTTTCACGATCACCGACCCGCCGGTGAAACTGTTGCGCAAGCTGATCCCGCCGGTGCGCATGGGGCAGGTCCGGCTGGACCTGTCCATCCTCGTGCTGATGCTGATCCTGTTCGTCCTCATCAGCGTCGTGGGCCGTTTCATGTACGCATGA
- the pgeF gene encoding peptidoglycan editing factor PgeF, which yields MVFTTRAGGVSAAPYESFNLGEHVGDDPRSVAANRARLAGALGLRPPRLVWMEQVHSRNVTVVDGPVEGPVEVTDALVTSVPDLALVVLTADCVPMLLADEDAGVIGAVHAGRIGARIGIVPRAIEAMVGLGARPERIGALLGPAACGGCYEVPPHMQADVEEHLPGSACRTRKGTTGLDIRAGVARQLGAAGVESVVVDPRCTIEERTLFSHRRGAPTGRLAGVVWSPSAGGAS from the coding sequence ATGGTCTTCACCACGCGCGCCGGCGGGGTCTCCGCGGCCCCCTACGAGTCGTTCAACCTGGGCGAGCACGTCGGGGACGACCCGCGTTCGGTCGCGGCGAACCGTGCGCGGCTCGCGGGCGCGCTGGGTCTCCGGCCGCCGCGTCTGGTGTGGATGGAGCAGGTGCACTCCCGCAACGTCACGGTGGTGGACGGGCCCGTGGAAGGTCCGGTGGAAGTCACGGACGCGCTGGTCACCTCCGTGCCGGATCTCGCACTGGTGGTGCTGACGGCCGACTGCGTGCCGATGCTGCTCGCGGACGAGGACGCGGGCGTGATCGGGGCGGTCCACGCGGGCCGGATCGGCGCGCGCATCGGCATCGTCCCCCGGGCGATCGAGGCCATGGTCGGTCTCGGCGCTCGGCCGGAACGGATCGGGGCGCTGCTGGGGCCTGCCGCGTGCGGCGGGTGCTATGAAGTGCCGCCCCACATGCAGGCGGATGTGGAGGAGCATCTGCCGGGCAGCGCCTGCCGGACCCGGAAGGGGACGACGGGGCTGGACATCCGCGCCGGGGTCGCGCGGCAGCTGGGCGCGGCGGGCGTCGAGTCGGTGGTCGTGGACCCGCGCTGCACCATCGAGGAACGGACACTCTTCAGCCACCGGCGGGGCGCGCCTACGGGGCGCCTTGCCGGGGTGGTCTGGAGCCCGTCCGCGGGCGGGGCGTCGTGA